The Euphorbia lathyris chromosome 3, ddEupLath1.1, whole genome shotgun sequence genome contains a region encoding:
- the LOC136223858 gene encoding actin-depolymerizing factor 5-like, producing MAMAFKMATTGMWVADECKNSFMEMKWKKVHRFVVFKIDEKSKLVTVDKVGAPGEGYDALAASLPDDDCRYAVFDFDYVTVDNCRKSKIFFIAWAPTASRIRAKMLYATSKDGLRRALEGIHYELQATDPTEMGFDIITDRAK from the exons ATGGCTATGGCTTTCAAGATG GCAACCACTGGAATGTGGGTGGCTGATGAATGTAAGAATTCATTCATGGAGATGAAATGGAAAAAGGTCCACAGATTTGTAGTCTTCAAGATCGATGAGAAATCCAAATTGGTCACCGTCGATAAGGTTGGTGCTCCCGGCGAGGGCTATGATGCGCTTGCTGCTTCTTTGCCTGACGACGATTGCAGATACGCCGTCTTCGATTTCGACTATGTCACCGTCGATAATTGCCGCAAAAGCAAGATCTTCTTCATTGCCTG GGCTCCAACAGCATCAAGAATTAGAGCAAAGATGCTATATGCAACATCAAAAGATGGATTGAGGAGAGCATTAGAAGGGATCCATTATGAACTCCAAGCAACTGACCCAACTGAGATGGGTTTTGATATCATAACAGACAGAGCTAAATAG